The Thalassoroseus pseudoceratinae genome has a segment encoding these proteins:
- the rplN gene encoding 50S ribosomal protein L14, translating into MIQMQTELDVADNTGAKVAKCIKVLGGSRKRFAGLGDVVVVSIVKALPGSPFTDKRNKAQRVTRGVIVRTKKATRRDDGSYVKFDRNAIVLVDADGNPRGTRIFGAVARELRDRKFMKIISQAREVV; encoded by the coding sequence GATAACACCGGCGCCAAAGTTGCCAAATGTATCAAGGTGCTCGGCGGTTCCCGCAAGCGTTTTGCCGGCCTCGGCGATGTCGTTGTCGTCAGTATCGTGAAAGCCTTGCCCGGCAGCCCGTTCACTGACAAACGCAACAAGGCCCAACGTGTTACACGGGGCGTGATCGTCCGCACGAAGAAAGCGACCCGCCGTGATGACGGCAGCTATGTCAAGTTCGATCGTAACGCGATCGTCTTGGTCGATGCTGACGGAAACCCACGTGGAACCCGGATTTTCGGTGCCGTCGCTCGTGAACTGCGAGACCGAAAATTCATGAAAATCATCAGCCAAGCCAGAGAGGTCGTCTGA